One window from the genome of Myxococcales bacterium encodes:
- a CDS encoding neutral/alkaline non-lysosomal ceramidase N-terminal domain-containing protein, with amino-acid sequence MQTPFEIGFGRADITPPSRGMGMMGFGQIGNIAHSAQTPLWARAMFVHDGRGAVVIVVADLCFISKSIHRAVMAELATSHATLGLSEQNVVLTAQHTHSGPGGYSESPFYNATIPGFWPEVLQAIVAGIVASIAAAAAAAVPSELRYGEAAFELDADVAFNRRLAAYARNHDVTSTDDPRLALDRTMRALWATPVATAADGQVSGVFSWFAVHATSIHSDNTALHFDNKGYAAQLAEAELGGVAAFAQGAAGDVTPNNWRHPRVPLARGKFADDDQSARYNGSLQGAKAIEIVRRGGAPVVGAIASAYQEIDMACATADADLADGQSRHTAPGEIGMAMFLGTEEGPGLPLWLLPAQRALIKLRRLGNRDEADVQAPKITWLEATRGRLLGIGQTSRLPRLPLPARVQRVVSEIRDLEHKNAAPWTPHVLPVQLVVIGNVAIAAAPGEFTTVAGRRVRQVVGRELQALGVTHVIFAGYANNYAGYVTTPEEYEAQAYEGASTHLGKWTLPAYLTAFRQLARKIANQPISRREIRDMHAAQ; translated from the coding sequence AACATCGCGCACAGCGCGCAGACGCCGCTGTGGGCGCGCGCGATGTTCGTGCACGACGGCAGGGGCGCCGTGGTGATTGTGGTCGCGGACTTATGTTTTATCAGCAAATCGATTCACCGCGCCGTCATGGCCGAACTCGCGACGTCGCACGCGACGCTTGGGCTATCCGAGCAAAACGTCGTGCTGACCGCGCAGCATACGCATAGCGGCCCGGGCGGTTATTCGGAGTCGCCGTTTTACAATGCGACCATTCCGGGTTTTTGGCCCGAGGTCTTGCAAGCAATCGTTGCCGGCATTGTGGCTTCCATCGCCGCGGCCGCCGCCGCCGCCGTGCCGAGCGAGCTACGATACGGCGAGGCGGCCTTCGAGCTAGACGCCGACGTCGCATTTAATCGCCGCCTTGCCGCGTACGCGCGCAACCACGACGTCACCTCGACGGACGATCCGCGGCTAGCGCTCGATCGCACGATGCGCGCGCTGTGGGCGACACCCGTGGCAACGGCTGCAGATGGGCAGGTGAGTGGCGTATTTTCTTGGTTTGCCGTGCACGCCACGAGCATTCACAGTGACAACACGGCCTTGCATTTTGACAACAAGGGCTATGCCGCGCAGCTAGCCGAGGCGGAGCTCGGCGGCGTCGCGGCCTTTGCCCAAGGCGCCGCCGGCGACGTCACGCCAAACAACTGGCGCCATCCGCGCGTGCCCTTGGCGCGAGGCAAGTTTGCCGACGACGATCAGAGTGCGCGTTATAACGGCAGCTTACAGGGCGCCAAGGCGATCGAAATTGTGCGGCGCGGCGGGGCGCCGGTGGTCGGCGCGATTGCCTCTGCATATCAAGAAATCGACATGGCTTGCGCCACCGCTGACGCTGACCTGGCCGACGGCCAATCACGGCACACCGCGCCGGGCGAAATCGGTATGGCGATGTTCCTAGGCACCGAAGAAGGCCCCGGCTTGCCGCTGTGGCTGCTGCCTGCGCAACGCGCGCTTATCAAGCTGCGGCGTCTTGGCAACCGTGACGAGGCCGACGTGCAGGCGCCAAAAATCACCTGGCTCGAAGCAACGCGCGGACGCCTCTTGGGCATCGGCCAGACCTCGCGCTTGCCGCGCCTGCCGCTGCCCGCGCGCGTGCAACGCGTTGTCAGCGAGATTCGCGACCTAGAACACAAAAATGCCGCGCCATGGACGCCCCACGTGCTGCCCGTGCAGCTCGTCGTCATTGGCAACGTCGCAATTGCCGCCGCCCCTGGTGAGTTCACCACCGTCGCCGGCCGCCGGGTGCGACAAGTCGTCGGGCGCGAGCTGCAGGCGCTTGGCGTGACGCACGTGATCTTCGCCGGTTACGCCAACAACTACGCCGGCTACGTCACGACGCCGGAAGAATACGAAGCGCAGGCGTATGAAGGCGCCAGCACGCACCTTGGCAAATGGACGCTGCCGGCGTACCTGACCGCCTTCCGCCAGCTCGCGCGCAAGATCGCAAATCAGCCGATTTCCCGCCGCGAGATTCGTGATATGCACGCCGCGCAATGA
- the argG gene encoding argininosuccinate synthase, translating into MSRIYRALPPQGTKLGIAFSGGLDTRCAVAWLAEMGMQVHAYTADLAQPDEANAADIPPIALAHGAVAAQLVDCRDSMVHEGLVAIACGAFHLRSGGKTYFNTTPLGRAVTTTAIIRAMAADGVNVFGDGSTHKGNDIQRFYRYGLLVNPQLKIYKPWLDQAFVSAFGGRTEMSQYLERKGKPQKAATEKAYSTDANVLGATHEAKDLERLDRGIKIVDPIMGVAFWKPEVAIVAETVTVTFEQGWPVALSGTRYASAFELFRKANEIGGRHGLGMSDQIENRVIDAKSRGIYEAPGMALLHLAYERLVSAIHNENTIDQYFSLGRRLGRLLYEGKWYDPEAMMLKDSLMRWVAPSITGEVTLELRRGDDYTLLDTRADYMAYAPEKLSMERVEEPAFTPEDRIGALELQNLSVADNRAMLLHHLASTRQLGQGASADASALDRLLTSEAAKGK; encoded by the coding sequence ATGAGCCGTATTTATCGCGCCCTTCCCCCGCAAGGCACCAAGCTCGGCATTGCGTTTTCCGGTGGCCTCGACACCCGCTGCGCGGTGGCGTGGCTGGCCGAAATGGGCATGCAGGTGCACGCCTATACCGCCGATCTAGCGCAACCCGATGAAGCCAATGCCGCCGATATCCCGCCCATCGCATTGGCGCACGGCGCCGTGGCCGCGCAGCTCGTCGACTGCCGCGACAGCATGGTGCACGAAGGTCTAGTCGCGATTGCGTGCGGCGCCTTTCACTTGCGCAGCGGCGGCAAGACCTATTTCAACACCACGCCGCTGGGCCGCGCGGTCACGACCACCGCGATTATTCGCGCCATGGCGGCCGATGGCGTCAACGTGTTTGGCGATGGCTCGACCCACAAGGGCAACGACATTCAGCGCTTCTATCGATATGGGCTGCTCGTCAACCCTCAGCTAAAGATCTACAAGCCGTGGCTCGATCAGGCCTTTGTCTCGGCGTTTGGTGGCCGCACCGAGATGAGCCAATATCTCGAGCGTAAGGGTAAGCCGCAAAAGGCCGCCACCGAAAAGGCGTACTCCACCGATGCCAACGTGCTCGGCGCGACGCACGAGGCCAAAGACCTCGAGCGCCTCGATCGCGGCATCAAGATCGTCGATCCAATTATGGGCGTGGCCTTTTGGAAGCCTGAGGTGGCGATCGTCGCCGAAACCGTTACCGTTACCTTCGAACAAGGCTGGCCCGTCGCGCTCAGTGGCACGCGCTATGCGAGCGCCTTCGAACTATTTCGCAAGGCAAACGAAATCGGCGGCCGCCACGGCCTTGGCATGAGCGATCAAATCGAGAACCGCGTCATCGATGCCAAGAGTCGCGGCATTTACGAGGCGCCGGGCATGGCGCTGCTGCACCTCGCCTACGAGCGGCTGGTGTCGGCGATCCACAATGAAAATACGATCGACCAATATTTCTCGCTCGGCCGCCGCCTGGGACGCTTGCTGTACGAAGGCAAGTGGTACGACCCCGAGGCAATGATGCTAAAAGATTCACTCATGCGTTGGGTTGCGCCAAGCATCACCGGCGAGGTGACGCTGGAATTGCGGCGCGGCGACGACTACACCTTGCTCGACACGCGCGCCGACTATATGGCGTATGCGCCGGAGAAGCTGTCGATGGAGCGTGTCGAGGAGCCCGCCTTTACGCCCGAAGATCGCATTGGCGCGCTCGAGCTGCAAAATCTGTCGGTCGCCGATAATCGCGCCATGTTGCTGCACCATTTGGCGAGCACGCGGCAGCTCGGCCAGGGCGCCTCCGCCGACGCCAGCGCGCTCGATCGGCTGCTGACCAGCGAGGCCGCGAAAGGCAAGTAA